The DNA segment CCCGGCTCCGTGCTCCAGCACCTGGACAAGATCACCTGCGATCTGGAGCACTACATCGTCACCTGCCTGTACGCGGTGTACGACCCGCGCACCGGGCAGTGCCACATCGCCAACGCCGGGCACATGCCACCCGCGCTGGCCCGCCCCGGCCGCGCACCGGAGCTGCTCGAACTGCCGGCCGGCGCCCCCCTCGGCGTCGGCGGCATCCCGTTCGAGACCACCACGGTCGAGCTGGGCCCCGGCGACCTGCTGGTCCTCTACACCGACGGCCTCGTCGAGACCCGGCTCCACCCCATCGACGACCGCCTGAACGTCCTCCTCGGCTTCCTCGACGAACCCCGCAGGCCGCTGGAGGAGACCTGCGACCTTCTGCTGTACGGCCTGCGCCACCCCGACGACCACGACGACGTTGCTCTTCTCGTGGCGCGGGTGCTGTAGGCCGAGCCGGTTCGCTCCCGTTCCGGGGACGATCCCGCCTTGCCCGCAGCGTGCGCCCGGCGCAGGCTGTTCCTATGGGTGCTCAGGACGGCCCTACGCTCATCGGCTCCGTACAGCGCGCCTTCCGCCTGCTGGAGGCGATGAGCGCGCACGAGAACGGCGCGCCGGCCAAGCAGCTGGCACGGGAGACGGGCCTGCCCCTGGCCACGGCGTATCACCTGCTGCGGACGCTGGTCCACGACGGATACGTGCGCAAGCTCGACGACGGCGGGTTCATCCTGGGCGACAAGATCGGCACCCTGCACACTTCGGGCCGGGCGCAGGCCCTGCTCAGCCGGATACGCCCGACGCTCGCCGCGCTGCGGGACGAGCTGTCGACCGCCGCGTACCTCACCTTCTACGAGGAGGGCGAGATCCGGGTCGCCGAGATCGTGGACGGCCCTCGCGCTCCCCGGGTCGATCTGTGGGTGGGGTTCGAGGACGCGGGGCACGCCACGGCGCTGGGCAAGTCCGTGCTGCGTGAGCTGGACGAGGAGTCACGCAAGGACTACCTGTCCCGGCACCGGCTCGCGGACCTCACGCCCAGTACCATCACCGACCCTCCGGAGCTCATCCGGCGGCTCGACTCCGAGCCCCTGGCCCCGGCGGTCACGGACATGGAGGAGTACGCCCTCGGCACGGTCTGCGTCGCGGTGCCCGTCTACAGCGGGGGCACCCTCGGCTCGCTCGGTGTGTCGCTGCGGGCCGACCGGCGCACCCGGCTGGAGGAGACGCGGGCCCGTCTGGAGGACGTCCGAGCGCGCCTGCTCCCGACCGCGAGCCGCGTGACCCGAGGCCTCTCGCTCACTATCTGAAATCCATGTCCTTGTCCCATCCGGGGTCAAAGGGTTTTCCTGAATAAACCGGACATAACCGCCGGAAGCATGACCCGCGAGCACAGGTGAGGACACCCCACAAGACATGAGCCAGGCCCCGCACCACGGTCGTTACCACTGGCCGAGGCGACTGGTCGCCGCTACGCCCGTACTGCCCATACTGATCGTCTCCGCGATCGTGCTCGTCGAACTCGTCTGCGGATCGGGGATGACCTGGCTGCCGCTTCTCGCCGTGGGCCCCGCGCTCGCGGCCACCACCAACGGGCCGCGCGGAGTCCTGTGGGTGGGACTTCTCGCCGCC comes from the Streptomyces sp. NBC_00443 genome and includes:
- a CDS encoding IclR family transcriptional regulator, translating into MGAQDGPTLIGSVQRAFRLLEAMSAHENGAPAKQLARETGLPLATAYHLLRTLVHDGYVRKLDDGGFILGDKIGTLHTSGRAQALLSRIRPTLAALRDELSTAAYLTFYEEGEIRVAEIVDGPRAPRVDLWVGFEDAGHATALGKSVLRELDEESRKDYLSRHRLADLTPSTITDPPELIRRLDSEPLAPAVTDMEEYALGTVCVAVPVYSGGTLGSLGVSLRADRRTRLEETRARLEDVRARLLPTASRVTRGLSLTI